The following proteins are co-located in the Pseudomonas sp. DY-1 genome:
- a CDS encoding urease subunit beta, producing the protein MIPGEYQIQDGEIELNAGRRTLTLSVANTGDRPIQVGSHYHFFETNDALAFDRAAARGMRLNIPAGTAVRFEPGQSREVELVDLAGLRRVFGFAGRVMGDL; encoded by the coding sequence ATGATCCCCGGCGAATACCAGATCCAGGACGGCGAGATCGAACTCAACGCCGGCCGCCGCACCCTGACCCTCTCCGTGGCCAATACCGGTGACCGGCCGATCCAGGTCGGCTCCCACTACCACTTCTTCGAAACCAACGATGCGCTCGCCTTCGACCGTGCGGCCGCACGCGGCATGCGCCTGAACATCCCGGCCGGCACCGCCGTGCGCTTCGAGCCCGGCCAGAGCCGCGAGGTGGAACTGGTCGACCTGGCCGGTTTACGCCGCGTGTTCGGCTTCGCCGGCCGGGTGATGGGCGACCTCTAA
- a CDS encoding YqaA family protein, with protein MLALTAYLGLFLSAFGAATLLPLQSEAVLVGLLLGKAHPAWALVAVATFGNVLGSLVNWWLGRYLEHFRERRWFPVKPAQMERAQAFYHRYGRWSLLLAWVPVIGDPLTLVAGVMRESFWVFLALVTLAKAGRYLVLTSLTLGWMGMP; from the coding sequence GTGCTGGCACTCACCGCCTACCTGGGCCTGTTCCTGTCCGCCTTCGGCGCCGCCACCCTGCTCCCCCTGCAATCAGAAGCCGTGCTGGTCGGACTTCTGCTGGGCAAGGCCCATCCGGCCTGGGCGCTGGTGGCGGTAGCAACCTTCGGCAATGTATTGGGCTCGCTGGTGAACTGGTGGCTGGGACGCTACCTGGAGCACTTCCGCGAACGCCGCTGGTTCCCGGTAAAGCCGGCGCAGATGGAACGGGCTCAGGCCTTCTACCACCGCTACGGGCGCTGGTCGCTGCTGCTGGCCTGGGTACCGGTGATCGGCGATCCACTGACCCTTGTGGCCGGGGTGATGCGGGAATCCTTCTGGGTGTTCCTGGCGCTGGTGACGCTGGCCAAAGCGGGGCGTTACCTGGTGCTGACGTCTCTGACTCTGGGCTGGATGGGGATGCCGTAG
- the osmE gene encoding osmotically-inducible lipoprotein OsmE: MYKQALVMACALASMAGCASKIENPTDYLTFRNQPLVEEVEPGMSRQQVLIIGGRPSSVVQRSVHPGSCNNYILNEEGHQQPYHISFDSTGRVRHKGFMTCGQREQAERDQL; this comes from the coding sequence ATGTACAAGCAAGCGCTTGTCATGGCTTGTGCCCTGGCATCGATGGCGGGCTGCGCCAGCAAGATCGAAAACCCCACCGACTATCTCACCTTCCGCAACCAGCCTCTGGTGGAGGAAGTCGAACCCGGAATGAGCCGGCAGCAGGTGCTGATCATCGGTGGGCGTCCCTCTTCAGTCGTCCAGCGCAGCGTGCACCCGGGTTCCTGCAACAACTACATCCTCAATGAAGAAGGGCACCAACAGCCCTATCACATCAGCTTCGACAGCACCGGCCGCGTACGTCACAAGGGCTTCATGACCTGCGGCCAGCGTGAGCAGGCGGAGCGCGATCAGCTTTGA
- a CDS encoding type II toxin-antitoxin system Phd/YefM family antitoxin: protein MQSVLANVAVSVSELKKNPSAVVSGAKGAPVAVLNHNKVMAYMVPAETFEALMDYLDDQDLAEIVRSRAHEKGVKVSLDDL from the coding sequence ATGCAGAGCGTTCTTGCCAATGTTGCCGTCAGCGTATCCGAGCTGAAGAAAAACCCTTCAGCCGTAGTGTCCGGTGCGAAAGGTGCCCCGGTGGCTGTTCTCAATCACAACAAGGTCATGGCCTACATGGTTCCGGCTGAAACCTTCGAAGCGCTGATGGACTATCTGGACGATCAGGATCTTGCCGAGATAGTCCGCAGCCGTGCCCACGAGAAGGGAGTTAAAGTCAGCCTCGATGATCTATGA
- a CDS encoding DUF6152 family protein — MRKLTLLIAFFALVLGATAALAHHGWSSYDAGKTLTIEAPVKELSYRNPHAHITIDYEGREWHVVLAPISRMAARGLPEADLLPGKRVSIIGYPRKDGTAEIRAERVIVDGRTVELR, encoded by the coding sequence ATGAGAAAGCTCACCCTGCTGATCGCCTTCTTCGCCCTGGTACTCGGCGCCACCGCTGCCTTAGCCCATCACGGCTGGAGCTCCTATGACGCCGGCAAGACGCTGACCATCGAGGCGCCGGTCAAGGAACTCTCCTACCGCAATCCCCATGCGCATATCACCATCGACTACGAAGGCCGTGAATGGCACGTGGTGCTGGCGCCCATCAGCCGCATGGCGGCGCGAGGATTACCGGAAGCGGACCTGCTCCCCGGCAAGCGGGTGAGCATTATCGGGTACCCACGCAAGGACGGCACGGCGGAGATCCGCGCGGAGCGAGTGATCGTCGACGGACGCACGGTGGAGCTGCGCTGA
- the ureC gene encoding urease subunit alpha, giving the protein MKISRQAYADMFGPTVGDKVRLADTDLWIEVEKDFTTYGEEVKFGGGKVIRDGMGQGQLLAADVVDTLITNALIIDHWGIVKADVGLKDGRIAAIGKAGNPDIQPDVTIAVGASTEVIAGEGMILTAGGIDTHIHFICPQQIEEALMSGVTTMIGGGTGPATGTNATTCTSGPWHMARMLQAADAFPMNIGFTGKGNASLPEPLIEQVKAGAIGLKLHEDWGTTPAAIDNCLSVADQYDVQVAIHTDTLNESGFVETTLGAFKGRTIHTYHTEGAGGGHAPDIIKACGFSNVLPSSTNPTRPFTRNTIDEHLDMLMVCHHLDPSIAEDVAFAESRIRRETIAAEDILHDLGAFSMISSDSQAMGRVGEVITRTWQSADKMKKQRGALPEDAPGNDNFRAKRYIAKYTINPAITHGISHEVGSIEVGKWADLVLWRPAFFGVKPTLILKGGAIAASLMGDANASIPTPQPVHYRPMFASYAGSRHATSITFISQAAFEAGIPEQLGLKKQIGVVKGCRDVQKKDLIHNGYAPTIEVDPQNYQVKADGQLLWCEPADVLPMAQRYFLF; this is encoded by the coding sequence ATGAAAATCAGCAGACAAGCCTATGCCGACATGTTCGGCCCCACCGTCGGCGACAAGGTGCGCCTGGCCGATACCGACCTGTGGATCGAAGTCGAGAAGGACTTCACCACCTACGGCGAAGAAGTTAAGTTCGGCGGCGGCAAGGTGATCCGCGACGGTATGGGCCAGGGCCAGTTGCTGGCCGCCGATGTGGTCGACACCCTGATCACCAACGCGCTGATCATCGACCACTGGGGCATCGTCAAGGCCGACGTCGGCCTCAAGGACGGCCGCATCGCCGCCATCGGCAAAGCCGGCAACCCGGACATCCAGCCCGACGTCACCATCGCCGTTGGCGCCAGCACCGAGGTGATCGCTGGCGAGGGCATGATCCTCACCGCCGGCGGCATCGACACCCACATCCACTTCATCTGCCCGCAGCAGATCGAAGAGGCGCTCATGAGCGGCGTCACCACCATGATCGGCGGCGGTACGGGCCCGGCCACCGGCACCAACGCCACCACCTGCACCTCGGGGCCGTGGCACATGGCGCGCATGCTCCAGGCCGCCGACGCCTTCCCGATGAACATCGGCTTCACCGGCAAGGGCAACGCCAGCCTGCCGGAGCCGCTCATCGAGCAGGTGAAGGCCGGCGCCATCGGCCTCAAGCTCCATGAAGACTGGGGCACCACGCCGGCAGCCATCGACAATTGCCTGTCGGTCGCCGACCAGTACGACGTACAGGTGGCCATCCATACCGACACCCTGAACGAGTCCGGCTTCGTCGAAACTACCCTTGGCGCGTTCAAGGGCCGCACCATCCACACCTATCACACCGAAGGCGCCGGCGGCGGCCACGCCCCGGACATCATCAAGGCCTGCGGCTTCTCCAACGTGCTGCCCAGTTCGACCAACCCGACCCGGCCCTTCACCCGCAACACCATCGACGAGCACCTGGACATGCTCATGGTCTGCCATCACCTGGACCCGAGCATCGCCGAGGACGTGGCCTTCGCCGAAAGCCGCATCCGCCGCGAGACCATCGCCGCCGAAGATATCCTCCACGACCTTGGCGCCTTCAGCATGATCAGCTCCGACAGCCAGGCGATGGGGCGCGTAGGCGAAGTCATCACCCGCACCTGGCAGTCCGCCGACAAGATGAAGAAACAGCGCGGCGCCCTGCCCGAAGACGCGCCCGGCAACGACAACTTCCGCGCCAAACGCTACATCGCCAAGTACACCATCAACCCGGCCATCACCCACGGCATCAGCCATGAAGTGGGCTCGATCGAAGTAGGCAAGTGGGCGGACCTGGTGCTCTGGCGCCCGGCCTTCTTCGGCGTGAAACCGACGCTGATCCTCAAGGGCGGCGCCATCGCCGCGAGCCTGATGGGCGACGCCAACGCCTCGATCCCCACGCCGCAACCCGTGCACTACCGCCCGATGTTCGCCAGCTACGCCGGCAGCCGTCACGCCACCAGCATCACCTTCATCAGCCAGGCGGCATTCGAAGCGGGCATCCCCGAACAATTGGGATTGAAGAAGCAGATCGGCGTGGTGAAGGGCTGCCGCGACGTGCAAAAAAAGGACCTGATCCACAACGGCTATGCGCCGACCATCGAAGTCGACCCGCAGAACTACCAGGTGAAAGCAGACGGCCAACTCCTCTGGTGCGAACCGGCGGACGTGCTGCCGATGGCGCAGCGGTACTTCCTGTTCTGA
- a CDS encoding oxaloacetate decarboxylase, with protein sequence MRRASHHELRTAFRALLDSDSCYHTASVFDPMSARIAADLGFEVGILGGSVASLQVLAAPDFALITLSEFVEQATRIGRVSRLPVIADADHGYGNALNVMRTVVELERAGIAALTIEDTLLPAQFGRKSTDLIPVEEGVGKIRAALEARVDPDLAIIARTHAGVLSTDEVIKRTKAYEAAGADGICMVGVADFEHLEKIAEHLSIPLMLVTYGNPKLRDNERLARLGVRIVVNGHAAYFAAIKATYDCLREQRQVATGTELTATELTHKYTLPEDYIIWAEEFMDVKE encoded by the coding sequence ATGCGTAGAGCTTCTCATCACGAGTTGCGCACGGCCTTTCGTGCGCTGCTGGACTCGGATTCCTGTTATCACACCGCTTCGGTGTTCGACCCCATGTCCGCCCGCATCGCTGCTGACCTCGGTTTCGAAGTCGGCATTCTCGGTGGCTCGGTTGCGTCCCTGCAGGTGCTCGCCGCGCCTGACTTCGCCCTGATCACGCTCAGCGAGTTCGTCGAACAGGCCACCCGCATCGGCCGCGTTTCGCGCCTGCCGGTCATCGCCGACGCCGACCACGGCTACGGCAACGCCCTCAACGTGATGCGTACCGTGGTCGAACTGGAGCGTGCCGGCATCGCCGCACTGACCATCGAAGACACCCTGCTGCCGGCCCAGTTCGGCCGCAAGTCCACCGACCTGATCCCGGTGGAAGAGGGCGTCGGCAAGATCCGCGCTGCCCTGGAGGCGCGCGTCGATCCGGACCTGGCGATCATCGCCCGCACCCACGCCGGTGTGCTCAGTACCGACGAAGTGATCAAGCGCACCAAGGCCTATGAGGCTGCCGGCGCAGATGGCATCTGCATGGTCGGCGTGGCTGACTTCGAGCATCTGGAAAAGATCGCCGAGCACTTGAGCATTCCGCTGATGCTGGTCACGTACGGCAACCCCAAACTGCGTGACAACGAGCGCCTCGCCCGCCTTGGCGTGCGCATCGTGGTCAATGGACACGCTGCCTACTTCGCCGCCATCAAGGCGACCTACGACTGCCTGCGCGAGCAGCGCCAGGTAGCCACCGGCACCGAACTTACCGCCACCGAACTCACCCACAAGTACACCTTGCCCGAGGACTACATCATCTGGGCCGAGGAGTTCATGGACGTGAAGGAGTAG
- a CDS encoding Hsp70 family protein, translating into MSNVLSAQALGIDFGTSNSTVGWWRPDVEPLIALEDDKFTLPSVVFFNTEERRPAYGRQALHEYLEGYEGRLMRSLKSLLGSPLLKSETTVLGSALPFKDLLGLFIGQLKQRAETAAGHEFEQVVLGRPVFFVDDDPEADQEAQNTLVAVAQKLGFKDVSFQFEPIAAAFDYEREIEREELVLIVDIGGGTSDFSLVRLSPERREVADRQDDILATGGVHIGGTDFDKQLSLQGVMPLFGYGSRMKSDALMPTSYHLNLATWHTINAVYAQKAQLALKNMRYDIVDATGIDRLFSLIEQRAGHWLAMQVEDSKIELTEGENRRIDLTRIEPGLDVMLTRALFESAIDDLLVRIRASVDALLNQAGVRADQVDTLFFTGGSSGIPALRQSVAAMLPNARQVEGNLFGSIGSGLAIEAKKRYG; encoded by the coding sequence ATGAGCAACGTCCTCTCCGCCCAGGCCCTGGGCATCGACTTCGGAACCTCCAACTCCACCGTCGGATGGTGGCGCCCGGATGTGGAGCCGCTGATCGCCCTGGAGGACGACAAGTTCACCCTGCCTTCGGTGGTTTTCTTCAACACCGAGGAACGCCGCCCGGCCTATGGCCGCCAGGCCCTGCACGAATACCTGGAAGGCTATGAAGGCCGCCTGATGCGCTCGCTGAAGAGCCTGCTGGGCTCGCCGCTGCTCAAGAGCGAAACCACGGTGCTGGGCAGCGCCCTGCCCTTCAAGGACCTCCTTGGCCTGTTCATCGGCCAGCTCAAGCAGCGCGCCGAAACAGCTGCCGGCCACGAGTTCGAGCAGGTGGTACTGGGTCGCCCGGTGTTCTTCGTGGATGACGATCCGGAGGCCGATCAGGAAGCCCAGAACACCTTGGTGGCCGTGGCGCAGAAGCTCGGCTTCAAGGATGTGTCCTTCCAGTTCGAACCCATCGCTGCTGCGTTCGACTACGAGCGAGAAATCGAGCGTGAGGAACTGGTGCTGATCGTCGACATCGGCGGCGGTACCTCGGACTTCTCCCTGGTACGCCTCTCGCCCGAGCGCCGTGAAGTGGCCGATCGCCAGGACGACATTCTCGCCACCGGCGGCGTGCACATCGGCGGCACCGACTTCGACAAGCAACTCAGCCTGCAAGGCGTGATGCCGCTGTTCGGCTATGGCAGCCGCATGAAGAGCGATGCGCTGATGCCCACCAGCTACCACCTTAACCTGGCTACCTGGCACACCATCAACGCCGTGTACGCCCAGAAGGCGCAACTGGCGCTGAAGAACATGCGCTACGACATCGTCGACGCGACCGGCATCGACCGCCTCTTCAGCCTGATCGAGCAGCGCGCCGGCCACTGGCTGGCGATGCAGGTGGAAGACAGCAAGATCGAGCTGACCGAGGGCGAGAACCGCCGCATCGACCTGACACGTATCGAACCCGGCCTGGACGTGATGCTGACCCGCGCGCTGTTCGAGAGCGCCATCGACGACCTCCTGGTGCGTATCCGCGCCAGTGTCGATGCCCTGCTGAACCAGGCCGGCGTGCGAGCCGACCAGGTCGACACCCTGTTCTTCACCGGTGGCTCCAGCGGCATTCCGGCGCTGCGCCAGAGCGTGGCGGCGATGCTGCCCAATGCCCGCCAGGTGGAAGGCAACCTGTTCGGCAGCATCGGCAGCGGCCTGGCCATCGAAGCGAAGAAACGCTACGGCTGA
- a CDS encoding GNAT family N-acetyltransferase, producing MTYDIRDAIEADLPGILAIYNDAVENTTAIWNETLVDLANRCAWLADRAAAGFPVLVAVNAAGDVLGYASYGTWRTIEGFRHTVEHSVYVHGDQRGQGLGPALMQALIERARKAGLHVMVAAIESENAASIRLHERLGFVTTGQMPQVGRKFERWLDLTFMQLILE from the coding sequence ATGACTTACGACATTCGCGATGCCATCGAGGCTGACCTCCCCGGCATCCTCGCCATCTACAACGACGCCGTGGAGAACACCACGGCGATCTGGAACGAAACCCTGGTCGATCTGGCCAACCGCTGCGCCTGGCTGGCCGACCGAGCGGCTGCAGGCTTCCCGGTGCTGGTGGCAGTGAACGCGGCGGGCGATGTACTCGGCTACGCCAGCTACGGCACCTGGCGCACCATCGAGGGCTTCCGCCACACCGTGGAGCACTCGGTCTACGTGCACGGTGACCAGCGCGGCCAGGGCCTCGGGCCAGCGCTGATGCAGGCGCTGATCGAACGCGCCCGCAAGGCTGGCCTGCACGTGATGGTCGCCGCCATCGAGAGCGAGAACGCCGCCTCCATCCGCCTGCACGAACGCCTCGGCTTCGTCACCACCGGGCAGATGCCCCAGGTGGGCCGCAAGTTCGAGCGCTGGCTCGACCTCACCTTCATGCAACTCATCCTGGAGTGA
- a CDS encoding DksA/TraR family C4-type zinc finger protein → MASGWAGDGAVQEQIDSTIEDAIQRARSQLPKGESLTHCEECDAPIPEARRKAIPGVHLCVACQTEHDKENAAFTGYNRRGSKDSQLR, encoded by the coding sequence ATGGCCAGCGGTTGGGCCGGCGATGGCGCCGTCCAGGAACAGATCGACAGCACTATCGAAGATGCCATCCAGCGCGCGCGCAGCCAGTTGCCGAAGGGCGAAAGCCTGACGCACTGCGAGGAGTGCGACGCCCCTATCCCCGAAGCCCGCCGCAAGGCGATCCCCGGCGTGCACCTGTGCGTCGCCTGCCAGACCGAACACGACAAGGAAAATGCGGCCTTTACCGGGTACAACCGGCGGGGGAGCAAGGACAGTCAGTTGCGGTAG
- a CDS encoding PsiF family protein: MKKLCLPVMFIALLAAGQGFAATQQEKMKTCNADASAKSLKGDERKAFMSKCLKMTQQERMTACNKDASEKTLKGDERKAFMSQCLKKD; this comes from the coding sequence ATGAAGAAACTATGCCTGCCCGTGATGTTCATCGCCCTGCTGGCCGCCGGCCAGGGCTTCGCCGCTACCCAGCAGGAAAAGATGAAAACCTGCAACGCCGACGCCTCGGCCAAGTCCCTCAAGGGCGACGAGCGCAAGGCCTTCATGAGCAAGTGCCTGAAGATGACCCAGCAGGAGCGCATGACGGCCTGCAACAAGGACGCTTCGGAAAAGACCCTGAAAGGTGACGAGCGCAAGGCTTTCATGAGCCAGTGCCTGAAGAAGGACTAG
- the osmE gene encoding osmotically-inducible lipoprotein OsmE, whose protein sequence is MSKQALLLACALASMAGCASKLENPTDYYTYRDQPLVKQVEEGMTESQVRNIGGPPSSSARRKVNAGICNDYILNQDGHQQAYHVSFDGSGRVEEKGFMTCQQREQAEREKAQKQAEHDGY, encoded by the coding sequence ATGAGCAAGCAAGCGTTGCTGCTGGCCTGCGCCCTGGCCTCGATGGCCGGCTGCGCCAGCAAGTTGGAAAACCCCACCGACTACTACACCTACCGCGACCAGCCGCTGGTCAAGCAGGTCGAAGAAGGCATGACCGAATCGCAGGTGCGCAACATCGGCGGCCCGCCATCGTCGTCTGCCCGTCGCAAGGTCAATGCCGGTATCTGCAACGATTACATCCTCAACCAGGACGGCCACCAGCAGGCGTACCACGTCAGCTTCGACGGCAGCGGCCGGGTCGAGGAAAAGGGCTTCATGACCTGCCAGCAACGCGAGCAGGCCGAGCGCGAGAAGGCCCAGAAGCAGGCGGAACACGACGGTTATTGA
- a CDS encoding fatty acid desaturase, producing the protein MRSDRELTPAELDAFGVELDDLRQRTLDDLGEADARYIRRIRAAVRFCCWSGRVLLLLGWFPPSWLLGVALLGLGKILENMELGHNVMHGQYDWMNDPELRGTRYEWDIAGPSDFWRHTHNHIHHSYTNVLGMDDDVGYGVVRLFPEQRWKPFYRWQPLWVALQAVLFQYSVAVQHLRLDQYVKGRMSADELRPLLRQFNAKVLRQSVKDYLAFPLLALLVGGSVTAVLVGNLLANLIRNLWTFTVIFCGHFTERAAVFPADVLEGESRGHWYLRQLRGSSNLEGGPLFHILTGNLSHQIEHHLFPDLPARRYSEMAKQVREIARRYGQDYNSGRLSVQFGSVMKRIWKYRLA; encoded by the coding sequence ATGCGAAGCGACCGCGAACTTACCCCTGCCGAGCTGGATGCCTTCGGCGTTGAGCTGGACGACTTGCGCCAGCGCACCCTGGACGACCTGGGCGAAGCCGATGCCCGCTACATTCGCCGCATCCGTGCGGCTGTGCGTTTCTGCTGCTGGAGCGGGCGCGTCTTGCTGCTGCTCGGTTGGTTCCCACCCAGCTGGCTGCTGGGCGTGGCCCTGCTCGGGCTGGGCAAGATCCTCGAAAACATGGAGCTTGGTCATAACGTCATGCATGGCCAGTACGACTGGATGAACGACCCGGAGCTGCGCGGCACCCGCTATGAATGGGATATCGCCGGGCCTTCCGACTTCTGGCGACATACCCATAATCACATCCACCACAGCTACACCAACGTGCTCGGCATGGATGATGACGTGGGCTATGGCGTGGTGCGGCTGTTTCCCGAGCAGCGCTGGAAGCCCTTCTACCGCTGGCAACCATTGTGGGTGGCGTTGCAGGCTGTGCTGTTCCAGTACTCGGTAGCCGTGCAGCACCTGCGCCTGGATCAGTACGTCAAGGGCCGTATGAGCGCCGATGAATTGCGCCCGCTACTGCGCCAGTTCAATGCCAAGGTACTGCGCCAATCGGTGAAGGATTACCTGGCTTTTCCGCTCCTGGCGTTGCTGGTGGGAGGGAGCGTGACGGCGGTGCTCGTGGGGAATCTACTGGCCAACCTGATCCGCAACCTGTGGACTTTTACCGTGATTTTCTGCGGCCACTTCACTGAGCGCGCGGCGGTCTTCCCCGCCGACGTGCTGGAAGGGGAAAGTCGTGGTCACTGGTACCTGCGCCAACTGCGCGGCTCCAGCAATCTGGAAGGTGGCCCGTTGTTCCATATCCTCACCGGCAACCTCAGTCACCAGATCGAACACCATCTGTTCCCCGACCTGCCGGCGCGGCGTTATTCCGAGATGGCCAAGCAGGTGCGGGAGATCGCCCGGCGATATGGGCAGGATTACAACAGCGGTCGTTTGTCGGTGCAGTTCGGCAGCGTGATGAAGCGCATCTGGAAGTACCGGTTGGCCTGA
- the ureA gene encoding urease subunit gamma: MDLTPREKDKLLIFTAGLVAERRLARGLKLNYPEAMAFISAALLEGARDGQTVAELMHFGTTLLARDQVMEGVPEMIPEIQIEATFPDGTKLVTVHQPIA, encoded by the coding sequence ATGGACCTCACCCCAAGAGAGAAAGACAAGCTGCTGATCTTCACCGCTGGCCTGGTGGCCGAACGACGCCTGGCCCGTGGCCTGAAGCTCAACTACCCGGAAGCCATGGCGTTCATCTCCGCCGCCCTGCTGGAAGGTGCCCGCGACGGCCAGACCGTGGCCGAGCTGATGCACTTCGGCACCACCCTGCTCGCCCGTGACCAGGTGATGGAAGGCGTGCCGGAGATGATCCCGGAGATCCAGATCGAGGCCACCTTCCCCGACGGCACCAAGCTGGTGACCGTGCACCAGCCAATTGCGTGA
- a CDS encoding AsmA family protein, with protein MTRGLRILARTVLALALLLAALLVLVATFDWNRIKPALNQRVSAELGREFAIEGDLSVIWQREEGEGGWRALLPWPHFVAEKLHLGNPEWAKGGDFVTLERVEFRVAPLPLLWQQLSIPRIDLGSPKASVRRLSDGRNNWTFELPEKPQDGQQQGSSWSLDIGTIGFDKGQVKVDDAQTGTRLDILIDPLGKPIPFSELLPAKGARPAATTAQDYAFGWQAKGSYKSQPLDGKGKAGGLLALQNADLPFPLQAEIKAGDTRIALLGTLTDPRELGALDLRLQLSGKSLAQLYPLTGVTLPETPAYSTDGRLVAQLQEPGGAKFHYQGFNGRIGGSDIHGDLTYVASQPRPKLSGTLTSEQLRFADLGPLIGADSRAGQQARGVTTRQPTDKVLPVEEFRTERWRAMDADVNFTGKRIQHSEKLPFTDLSTHVLLDDGLLSLAPLRFGVAGGDLDSTIRLDGRRMPLTGRAQIKARHFKLKALFPNVQAMRNSLGELNGTADLSGTGNSVAALLGTANGDVQMLVNDGTISRNLMEIAGLNMGNYLVGRLFGDEEVKINCAAADLGLKDGLMTPRLFVFDTENALVRIDGNANFRNERLDLSVNPDSKGMRVFSLRSPLYVRGTFKNPQAGVQTVPLVVRGAGMLALGVAVAPAAALLALVAPAAGGGEGNACQPLLQQMHKR; from the coding sequence ATGACGCGAGGTCTTCGCATCCTGGCCAGGACGGTCCTGGCATTGGCGCTGCTGCTGGCGGCCTTGCTGGTGCTGGTTGCCACCTTCGACTGGAACCGCATCAAACCGGCACTCAACCAGCGTGTATCCGCCGAGCTGGGGCGGGAGTTCGCCATCGAAGGCGATCTCAGCGTCATCTGGCAGCGCGAGGAAGGTGAGGGGGGCTGGCGTGCCCTGTTGCCCTGGCCGCATTTCGTGGCCGAGAAGCTGCACCTGGGGAATCCCGAATGGGCCAAGGGGGGCGACTTCGTCACGCTGGAACGGGTGGAGTTCCGTGTCGCGCCGCTGCCGCTGCTCTGGCAGCAGCTGAGCATCCCGCGCATCGATCTGGGTAGCCCCAAGGCCAGCGTCCGGCGCCTGTCGGATGGCCGTAATAACTGGACCTTCGAGCTGCCGGAAAAGCCGCAGGACGGACAGCAGCAGGGCTCCAGCTGGAGCCTGGATATCGGCACCATTGGCTTCGACAAGGGCCAGGTCAAGGTGGATGACGCCCAGACCGGCACCCGGCTCGACATTCTCATCGATCCACTGGGCAAGCCCATTCCGTTCAGTGAGCTGCTGCCGGCCAAGGGAGCCCGGCCGGCGGCGACCACCGCTCAGGACTACGCCTTCGGCTGGCAGGCGAAGGGCAGTTACAAGAGTCAGCCGCTGGATGGCAAGGGCAAGGCGGGTGGCTTGCTGGCGTTGCAGAATGCCGACCTGCCATTCCCGCTGCAGGCTGAAATCAAGGCCGGCGACACTCGCATCGCCTTGCTGGGAACCTTGACTGACCCGCGCGAGCTCGGCGCCCTCGACCTGCGTCTGCAGCTTTCCGGCAAGAGCCTCGCCCAGCTCTATCCGCTGACGGGCGTCACGCTGCCGGAAACTCCGGCTTACTCCACCGACGGCCGGCTGGTGGCCCAACTGCAAGAACCCGGTGGGGCGAAGTTCCACTACCAGGGGTTCAACGGTCGCATTGGCGGTAGCGATATCCATGGCGATCTCACGTATGTCGCCAGCCAGCCCCGGCCCAAGCTCTCCGGCACCCTGACTTCGGAACAGCTACGCTTCGCCGATCTCGGCCCACTGATCGGCGCTGATTCACGGGCGGGTCAGCAGGCGCGTGGCGTCACTACGCGGCAGCCGACGGACAAGGTGCTGCCGGTGGAGGAATTCCGCACCGAACGCTGGCGGGCAATGGATGCCGATGTGAATTTCACCGGCAAGCGCATCCAGCACAGCGAGAAGCTGCCCTTCACCGACCTCTCCACCCATGTGCTGCTCGATGACGGCCTGCTCAGCCTTGCACCTCTGCGCTTTGGCGTAGCTGGTGGCGACCTGGATTCCACGATCCGTCTCGACGGGCGACGCATGCCACTGACTGGCAGGGCGCAGATCAAGGCGCGGCACTTCAAGCTCAAGGCGCTGTTCCCCAATGTCCAGGCTATGCGCAACAGCCTGGGCGAACTGAACGGCACGGCGGACCTTTCCGGCACCGGAAACTCGGTGGCAGCGCTGCTGGGCACGGCCAATGGCGATGTGCAGATGCTGGTCAACGACGGCACCATCAGCCGCAACCTGATGGAGATCGCCGGGCTCAATATGGGCAATTACCTGGTGGGGCGGCTGTTCGGCGACGAGGAAGTGAAGATCAATTGCGCGGCGGCAGACCTGGGCCTGAAGGACGGCCTGATGACCCCGCGCCTGTTCGTCTTCGACACCGAGAATGCACTGGTGCGGATCGACGGCAATGCCAACTTCCGCAACGAGCGCCTGGACCTCAGCGTCAATCCGGATTCCAAGGGCATGCGGGTATTCTCGCTGCGTTCGCCACTCTACGTGCGCGGCACCTTCAAGAATCCCCAGGCCGGGGTGCAGACAGTGCCGTTGGTGGTGCGCGGGGCGGGCATGCTGGCGTTGGGTGTGGCGGTAGCGCCGGCAGCTGCCTTGCTGGCGCTGGTGGCGCCGGCGGCCGGAGGCGGCGAGGGTAATGCGTGCCAGCCCCTGTTGCAGCAGATGCACAAGCGTTAG